Proteins from one Enoplosus armatus isolate fEnoArm2 chromosome 4, fEnoArm2.hap1, whole genome shotgun sequence genomic window:
- the LOC139283685 gene encoding zinc-binding protein A33-like: protein MAENIALVESFLSCHVCSETFRDPVSLSCNHSFCSSCLQTFWEQAENTNCPICKRRSSKKNFGVNFALKELADSFAGRKKSGSSETEKGEEKVEVVCSKHQEEPKLFCKDEDRAVCPVCEFSHHVGHKVVPIEQAVGDLKDQLKSDLKSLQDKRDKYEAVEETYNEVIQHSKKQLLSTETKIRAEFNKLHQFLKEEEEYRLAALREEEEQKGKTISREMKMIQEQISSLSDSISAVEEELQKHNVPFLSSYKATQTRARVQSSLSDPQLVSGALIDVAKHLGNLSFRVWEKMKDKVHFSPVILDPNTADCWLSLSDDLISVRREDTKQQLPDNPERYTYFAFVLGSEGFSSGTHSWEVEVGDHPEWLVGLAKESADRKGKIYISPEYGIWCLRHVHGKYTNGLGKTLTVKKSLQRIRVQLDYNRGEVSFYDPEDMTHIYTSRDTFTEKLFPFFHTGNAGDAKTADIKICQTDISL, encoded by the coding sequence ATGGCTGAGAATATCGCTCTTGTTGAAAGTTTCCTGAGCTGCCATGTGTGTTCAGAGACTTTCAGAGATCCTGTGTCTCTGAGCTGCAACCACAGCTTCTGTTCAAGCTGCCTGCAAACATTCTgggaacaagctgaaaacacaaactgtcccATTTGTAAAAGAAGATCCTCAAAGAAAAATTTTGGGGTGAACTTTGCACTGAAGGAACTGGCTGACTCCTTTGCTGGGAGAAAGAAATCTGGATCatctgagacagaaaaaggagaggagaaggtggaggtggtgtgTAGTAAACATCAAGAAGAGCCTAAATTGTTCTGTAAAGATGAAGATCGAgctgtgtgtcctgtctgtgAGTTTTCTCACCATGTCGGTCACAAGGTGGTTCCTATAGAACAAGCAGTCGGTGACCTGAAGGACCAGCTGAAATCTGACTTAAAGTCTCTGCAGGACAAGAGGGACAAATATGAAGCAGTGGAGGAAACATACAATGAAGTGATTCAACACTCCAAGAAGCAGCTGTTGTCCACAGAGACGAAGATCAGAGCAGAGTTCAACAAGCTCCACCAGTtcctgaaagaggaagaggagtacAGACTGGCAGctctgagggaggaagaggagcagaagggGAAGACTAtcagcagagagatgaagatgatTCAGGAGCAgatctcctctctgtcagacaGTATCTCTGCTGTTGAAgaagagctgcagaaacacaacgTGCCATTCCTCAGCAGTTATAAAGCCACTCAGACCAGAGCCAGAGTCCAGAGCTCACTGTCAGATCCACAGCTGGTCTCAGGAGCGCTGATAGATGTGGCCAAACACCTGGGCAACCTGTCCTTCAGAGTCTGGGAGAAGATGAAGGACAAGGTCCACTTCAGTCCTGTCATTCTGGACCCAAACACTGCAGACTGctggctctctctgtctgatgatCTCATCAGTGTGAGACGTGaagacacaaagcagcagcttcCTGACAATCCAGAGAGATACACTTACTTTGCCTTTGTTCTGGGCTCTGAGGGCTTCAGCTCAGGGACACACAgctgggaggtggaggtgggagaCCATCCTGAATGGCTTGTGGGTTTGGCTAAAGAGTCAGCTGACAGGAAGGGGAAGATATACATTTCACCAGAATATGGAATCTGGTGTTTAAGGCATGTACATGGAAAGTACACTAATGGTCTTGGTAAGACTCTCACAGTGAAGAAGAGCCTCCAGAGGATCAGAGTCCAGCTGGACTATAACAGGGGGGAGGTGTCCTTCTACGACCCTGAAGACATGACTCACATCTACACTTCCAGAGACACTTTCACTGAGAAACTCTTCCCATTTTTTCATACCGGAAACGCTGGTGATGCTAAAACTGCTGATATCAAAATCTGCCAGACTGATATTTCTCTGTGA
- the LOC139283747 gene encoding nuclear factor 7, brain-like codes for MADKIALVESYLSCHVCSETFRDPVSLSCNHSFCSSCLQTFWEQAENTNCPICKRKSSKENLGVNFALKELADSFAGRKKSGSSETEKGEEKVEVVCSKHQEEPKLFCKDEDRAVCPVCEFSLHVRHKVVPIEQAVSDLKDQLKSDLKSLQDKRDKYEDVEETYNEMIQHSKKQLLSTERKIRAEFNKLHQFLKEEEESRLAALREEEEQKGKTISREMKMIQEQISSLSDSISAVEEELQKHNVPFLSSYKATQTRARVQCSLSDPQLVSGALIDVAKHLGNLSFRVWEKMKDTVHFSPVILDPNTADPRLSLSDDLISVRREDTKQQLPNNPERYTHYADVLGSEGFSSGTHSWEVEVGDHPDWNVGLAEESVDRKGKIFASPKYGNWCLSHGSGKYTDGLGKTVTVKKSLQRIRVQLDYDRGEVSFYDPEDMTLIYTHRDTFSEKLFPFFYVGKAGDAKTADIKICQSDICKVSGSSD; via the coding sequence ATGGCAGATAAAATCGCTCTCGTTGAAAGTTACCTGAGCTGCCATGTGTGTTCAGAGACTTTCAGAGATCCTGTGTCTCTGAGCTGCAACCACAGCTTCTGTTCAAGCTGCCTGCAAACATTCTgggaacaagctgaaaacacaaactgtcccatttgtaaaagaaaatcctCAAAGGAAAATCTTGGGGTGAACTTTGCACTGAAGGAACTGGCTGACTCCTTTGCTGGGAGAAAGAAATCTGGATCatctgagacagaaaaaggagaggagaaggtggaggtggtgtgTAGTAAACATCAAGAAGAGCCTAAATTGTTCTGTAAAGATGAAGATCGAgctgtgtgtcctgtctgtgAGTTTTCTCTCCACGTCCGTCACAAGGTGGTTCCTATAGAACAAGCAGTCAGTGACCTGAAGGACCAGCTGAAATCTGACTTAAAGTCTCTGCAGGACAAGAGGGACAAATATGAAGACGTGGAGGAAACATACAATGAAATGATTCAACACTCCAAGAAGCAGCTGTTGTCCACAGAGAGGAAGATCAGAGCAGAGTTCAACAAGCTCCACCAGTtcctgaaagaggaagaggagtccaGACTGGCAGctctgagggaggaagaggagcagaagggGAAGACTAtcagcagagagatgaagatgatTCAGGAGCAgatctcctctctgtcagacaGTATCTCTGCTGTTGAAgaagagctgcagaaacacaacgTGCCATTCCTCAGCAGTTATAAAGCCACTCAGACCAGAGCCAGAGTCCAGTGCTCACTGTCAGATCCACAGCTGGTCTCAGGAGCGCTGATAGATGTGGCCAAACACCTGGGCAACCTGTCTTTCAGAGTCTGGGAGAAGATGAAGGACACGGTCCACTTCAGTCCTGTCATTCTGGACCCAAACACTGCAGacccccgtctctctctgtctgatgatCTGATCAGTGTGAGACGTGaagacacaaagcagcagcttcCTAACAATCCAGAGAGATACACTCACTATGCAGATGTTCTGGGCTCTGAGGGCTTCAGCTCAGGGACACACAgctgggaggtggaggtgggagaCCATCCTGACTGGAATGTAGGTTTGGCTGAAGAGTCAGTTGACAGGAAGGGGAAGATATTTGCTTCACCAAAATATGGAAACTGGTGTTTATCACATGGCAGTGGAAAGTACACTGATGGTCTTGGTAAGACTGTCACAGTGAAGAAGAGTCTCCAGAGGATCAGAGTCCAGCTGGACTATGACAGAGGGGAGGTGTCCTTCTACGACCCTGAAGACATGACTCTCATCTACACTCACAGAGACACTTTCAGTGAGAAACTCTTCCCGTTTTTTTATGTCGGAAAAGCTGGTGATGCTAAAACTGCTGATATCAAAATCTGCCAGTCTGATATTTGTAAAGTTTCTGGATCTTCTGATTAG
- the LOC139283748 gene encoding uncharacterized protein: protein MMDNLTANKSCIPCQSWADQNGWSTTSTQGPLLNPLANSQHLSLGSSSNQRPSYDHLQASSQSCMSDLSTLSSGNNAHHSALYKASHISSDPSSTTLFANAAMPRAYVEFAGVAGYTHSHASSTSQEQRQWIPSSHCSGAVNESVPDEAAHLNKEPSQQGNISPPTSNERRRSVLIHQRAQLLQQLAELDKLLESTPPDDSSDGQSPNTAIQSPSMDKSSQCEQNKTSDAQQAQLSAGKSKSHLSADCSSPASFDEQSETCDTPEDPMLGTESVT from the exons ATGATGGACAACCTGACAGCAAATAAGAGCTGCATACCATGTCAGTCGTGGGCGGACCAGAATGGCTGGTCCACAACTTCAACTCAAGGACCCCTCCTCAACCCACTGGCCAACTCTCAGCATCTCAGCCTGGGCTCGTCTTCTAACCAGAGACCCTCCTACGACCACCTACAAGCGTCCAGTCAGAGCTGTATGAGCGACCTCAGCACCTTATCATCCGGAAATAACGCTCATCACTCTGCCCTGTACAAAGCCTCTCACATTAGCAGTGATCCGTCATCCACCACTTTGTTTGCCAACGCTGCTATGCCGA GAGCATATGTGGAATTTGCTGGTGTTGCTGGATACACTCACAGCCATGCCTCATCCACTTCTCAGGAGCAGCGTCAGTGGATACCGTCATCACACTGCAGCG GAGCTGTAAACGAGTCTGTCCCTGATGAAGCTGCTCATCTTAACAAAGAGCCATCGCAACAAGGGAACATTAGTCCACCG ACCAGCAATGAGAGACGGCGTTCGGTACTTATACATCAGCGTGCACAACTACTTCAACAACTGGCAGAGTTGGATAAACTA CTTGAATCAACACCTCCAGATGACAGCAGTGATGGGCAGTCTCCAAACACAGCTATTCAG TCTCCATCAATGGATAAATCGTCTCAATGTGAACAAAATAAGACCAGTGATGCACAGCAGGCTCAGCTGTCTGCAGGAAAGTCAAAG TCACATCTTTCAGCGGATTGTTCATCACCTGCGTCCTTTGACGAACAAAGTGAAACCTGCGATACACCAGAGGATCCAATGTTAGGAACAGAATCAGTG ACTTGA
- the LOC139284684 gene encoding uncharacterized protein produces the protein MELLVTIREKCGVPSKNPFLFGRPSALSAYNGSECIQKYVKACGAKDPEALKSTKIRKHYATMLQMMNLDEHEADQILGPNNQVQTLRQDGGIQLDDVEMEAHGATTDGNMTVPRKSVNSGKKGCQNKGKHKWEEEEVLAVERHMMRLIQGHKVPQKNDCIQCLEAEPDALKNRSWKGVKDYVRNRITALKRQSRTSQATCTSSNWQVGPQQSTGHFQQL, from the exons ATGGAGCTTCTCGTAACGATTCGAGAGAAATGTGGAGTCCCCAGTAAGAATCCCTTCCTGTTTGGCCGACCAAGTGCACTGTCTGCCTACAATGGGTCAGAGTGCATCCAAAAATATGTCAAAGCATGTGGAGCTAAAGACCCCGAAGCGCTGAAATCTACAAAGATCCGGAAGCATTATGCAACAATGCTACAGATGATGAACCTGGATGAACATGAGGCAGACCAAATTTTAGGCCCTAATAATCAAGTCCAAACCCTGCGGCAGGACGGTGGCATACAGCTGGATGACGTCGAAATGGAAG CACACGGAGCCACAACAGACGGCAACATGACTGTACCTCGAAAATCTGTCAACTCAGGCAAAAAAG GCTGCCAAAACAAGGGTAAACATAAatgggaggaagaagaggttCTTGCTGTTGAAAGACACATGATGCGTTTAATTCAGGGACACAAGGTGCCTCAGAAAAACGACTGCATTCAGTGTCTTGAGGCTGAGCCAGATGCACTGAAGAACCGTTCATGGAAAGGCGTAAAGGACTACGTCAGAAACAGGATCACTGCCCTGAAAAGACAAAGCAGAACTTCTCAAGCTACATGCACCAGCAGTAACTGGCAAGTGGGACCACAGCAGAGTACCGGACATTTTCAGCAGTTATAg